From Etheostoma cragini isolate CJK2018 chromosome 3, CSU_Ecrag_1.0, whole genome shotgun sequence:
aaaacacaactcATCCGCACACGCTGTACGCAGCAGTCTTCCACCCATTCTGATCAGGTGCTTCCTGTCTGTCACAAACACTCAGAGTCCGAGCTTTTTCCCATTTGGCAtccatttatttgacttttggGGACAAGGAATAATTAATTAGCATTTTGCAAAAGATAGATAGTTCTAATGTAACTTTTTCTCTGGTTAAAAGACTAAAATTATGTTATAGAGGCAGTAGGACCTCATTTGCTCGATACACTTAGGCACAACTTTCACGTCTCTAATGAAGAGGATACAGAGGACTTCATACTATCAGACCTTAATACAAACCTCCTTTCCTAACACCACTGGAACGCCAAGGCAAAGCATGAGAGATCATGTTGTGGCGCCGTGTACTGTATAACCAACGTACACAAGCTGGAACAGGACAAAAGGTTTTAGCTGGTCTTATTTACAGatcaaaacatgacaaatgGGCGGGATAATATTTAAACCCTCTCGCTCTAAAAGAAATAGTTTCGGCTTCCATCATTTTTTtcgtgcaaacacacaaaaccaagATGAAAAAGGTGTTCAGCAAGATAAAGCAGTGCAAAGTATCAGACTTCCTGACCTTATAACAGTGTTAGGAAGGCATTCATTAAAGGTGGAATGTAGGAGACACAGTAATGAACATTCTTCTCATCAATTTAATTGTGTTAAGAGATTAGAAATGAATTTATCCCCAAAAAGCATTAACAGAAGATGTTAAGAAAATCAAACGAAAGGTTTTAACACTGGACATTGCGACAGGTGATTAGTTTGATTcccataaagaaaaaaatgcattaatgaGGAAGGAGGACAAGACCAGCAGCCTGAAGCCACTTTGAATGCCTCATGCAAACTGTTTCATTGTTCACACACTGGGTGTGTTACTGTATGTTGGTCTCCCTTCTTTTTCCCTTCACCAGTAGCGGCTACAAAGAAAACCGCTGCTTCACCAGATGTTGTACGGTTGACAGGTACCTCCGACGCGGACACCGAGGGGTCCTGTGAGAGGGGGCGGGAGGGCTGCGGCTCTCTTCTACCCGCTCTCCTCCTTCGCCGCCTGTTCCAAAGCGCTCTCTGAAGCAGCCGAGCCCTCGAACCTCTGAGAGGCGATGGCTGCCTGGTGAGACATGCTCTTCCTCACCACGTCGCCTTTCCTCCACAGAGTGATTTCCTGGACAAGGAAGGGGCGGTGAAAAGGTTTTTAGACTTGatgggcttttttttaaagttcccatgacatggtgctctttggatgcttttatatagaccttagtagtcccctaatactgtatctgaagtctctttatataaaccttagtggtcccctaatactgtatctgaagtctctttataNNNNNNNNNNNNNNNNNNNNNNNNNNNNNNNNNNNNNNNNNNNNNNNNNNNNNNNNNNNNNNNNNNNNNNNNNNNNNNNNNNNNNNNNNNNNNNNNNNNNggcgggcaaagcagagaaaggggaggtaaccttgctccttatgaacTTTATAGTAggaaagattccagatcggcccatctgagctttcattttctcaaacgcagagcaggatacccaggactcgatttacacctatcgccatttctagccactggagggGCCATAGGCCggctggggggactcatattaatgttaaaaaacgtgaccttttcatgccatgggacctttaatgtacTGCTACCACTGGATATTAACTCCTTATCCGTGAACGCTAAAGACCGTGACAGCAATTCTAGTGTTGTCCTGTTAAGGctctcacaaaaaaaatcataattaacGTTTGTACATCCGCTGTAAAATAATCTTCTTGAGATACTCGTACAAGCCATTGTTATGAGAGGTCTTTCAGGAAGTTTGTGTGGGGGGTTTTGATGAGGGTCAGACCTGATGTGACATATCACACGTAAAGGGGGCGTGTCTGTGTGACGCCACAGGCCACCGCTTTGTTCATCCCACAAAAACTTCTTTTCTAAATCcacctttttaaaaacctgaggtttaaaaaaaggggCCCGACGAAGGATACTGGAAAGCGGACCCGGAGCGGGGTCGCCCCTGACGACGTGGTCACAGATattatggtaaatgtcttttaatagccaaatgtttttaatgttattgttatctttatactgtctttttctaTACTGTGttcttcttgctaaaaactgatgctggaagttttaatttccttgcaggagtcgtcccaaaaggattaataaagagaagtctaagccAGGAAGCACCTGACACCGAACAGCGGCtgggtgagtcagtttaacacagcacaacGGTATCAACGCATCCAGCTCCGGTCTCATTCTCACGTTAAATACAAACACGCAGGGAGAGGAGACGAGGCATTTCATGTTACCAGCTAGCTCAGCCTTCAGTGGCtgtggagaagaaagaaaaaaaaaaaaagaaaagttgaagaCCATCACTTGCTCCCAGAGTCAAAATGACCTCTTCAAATTGCTCGTTTCCTCCAACAAAAACCAAAGGTATTTCATTGCCAGGGGTGTTATACATGGCCAAGTAATCCGGTTTCTGTACCTATATTTATAGAGTTAGGAGGACCAGGTCTTACTTTTACATTCTTCTTCATCATGTTGTTCttctatgtatatttttatcatctgtgtttatatttttccattgcGAGAACCTATGTATACTATGGTTACAGTCAATATCTACATTATGGAgacttacttttatttaattacatattattctatttaatttcaCGTCACTTATTCACTTACACCGCACtatttttgtactatggccacCTAACTTTACCTAAACATATCTCatataatgccactttacatccATTCAGTACTgtaaaaatgctgctgtaacaagggaatttccccattgtgggatgaatgaAGTATTCTCTCCTCTCAGTAGCCTACCTGCTGTTTGAAGTAGCGTCTCTCCTCCTCGTCGATCAGCACCAGGTTCAGGTAGTAGCGCACAGAGAACTTCTTGTTGATGTCTCGCATGGTGGGAGTCAGGTCATAACCAGCGAGAAATAACCGGATGGGAATGGACTCTCCTGAATTATCATACACATCGAGACAGGTTGGATAATAGAAATTGTGATTGAGTGAGGGACATGGTCCATGGTTAGAGTAACGGACTGAAATTGTGACTCAGCGTGGTTTACCCCTGACTGGAGCGCCGTCCATGATCTCGTACTTGGCGATGGTGTCGTTTTCGTGGTATACACTCGGACCGGTGCCCGTTGTCTCACGCTTGATGATGTCAATCTCCATGTGCTTAATCTTAATCCTCACCAGCAGGAAATAGATTTTCCCCACGATTACATCTTTCAGATGGTACCTGTCAGAGGACGGGTGCAGACATGAGCATTGGACCGCATTAAATAACTCCATTACATCTTAACTTAATTTGTCCATTAATCAATCCACAGGAAACTGCAATTTGCAAATATGGCACCAAAGAAATCCGTGCTTTCGGCCTCCTAAATGTATTTGCTGgttccttttgttttctatgGTAGTAGACTGAatattagagctgggcgatatggagaaaatctaatatcacaatatttttgaccaaatacctctatCGGAACCATATAGATAAAACAGGATaatcattgacaaaaaaaatgcctACAGTGTGTTGCAACCCTACCAGTCTTACTTGGATTTGTTGTACTCAAACTCGATGTGGAGACAGTCCTCAATTCCAACTTCCATTTTAATGGAGGAGTTGAGTTCGGGGTAAGTGCTCAAGGTGTGGACCACAATGTCCATCTCTTTAATGATGTCATTTAGTCTTCTGATCACCGTGGCCCGAAGGAAATATCTGCAAAGGGATCAAACAGAGAATGACAAAACTACTGTTTCCGCAGCTCAGCCATCAAATGTGCTGTACACCGAAAGGTACACGTGGGCCACGTCAGGCGTCAACATGCACAGTTTAAACGTCAAAAGGGTTAAAGAGTAACCCTTTCAGTCCCCCGTTTCTCTGCGTGTAAAGCAGAGTGAATGAGCGAACTTACCTTAGCTTGACGTTCTGGCCTGTGTAGGACTCGTAAGGTTTTTCAACGTGAGTGAACTCAAAGTCAAAGGTCTGCGACTGAGTTATTTCACCCGGCCTCGCGAGATCTTTCACCAGGGAAACAAACTCGTGATGGTTTCCTCTGTCGTAGTACAGCTCTAGGAGAGACAGACgttaagaaagaaaagttaaGTAAGAGGCGTCCACTGTAGGGCATCGCATAATATTTAGCCCTGACTTCAACATGCACTGATGTTAATAAGCGGTTAAATGTACATTCTGTAATACAGAGTCAGAAAagtatgcatttgttttaagaCATTTGAATTCAAACTGGGCAATCCCAGGCCGGGGTGGCTccgttggtagagcgggcgcacatttACATAGACCTTGACgaagaggtccagggtttgagtcccaCCTGTGatcatttcctgcatgtcttccacgtctctctcacctagctgtcctgtctgttgaccctcatgttgtcctcgggtcaaatttgacccattttggtttttttttttttaaacacaaaaactgggcctttgaaataagcgctgaaaatgcagaaatatcaaataactttgaaaaaaatatttaaaaaaacaaaaagcactcaacattgaaaaagtgacaaaaaggtaaaaaaaaaaaaacgataatagcaatggttgacaggaagacaacacaagagttaaaaggcgaaaaagccccaaaaaatctttaaaaaaaataagcaactgggaaatatatatatcttttgtcATAATCCTTAAACACTCATAACTACCCTGTTTGCTGAATAAAATAAGATTGTTTAACCTGTTTGGCAGCTCTTCTCGCTCTAGTTTCTGTTCAGTATTGTTATCATCAtacaaaataacatgttaatatttAGCTTGTGTTTTACTAAAAGAGCAAGGAGAGAGTTACCAGTGTTAATATTTTCTTTGGATCCTCCCTTAGTCCCAAAtctaatttttattattttaatttcatttatatgCACCGTAATACCATAATATTCTAATAACTGAGGCTGGACTCTTCTgtatatgtgtactgtatgaaaTCATTGATGGGCATATGTAATGTCTCAACTAGGGCTGggccatatggagaaaatctaatatcacaatatgtttgaccaaatacctcgatattgataccgcaacgatattgtagtgttgactattggtgcatTCACAAAAATAGTATTCATGACAAACAGATTTTTGattaataatcatcagtaatgtggatataatgactaaagtatgtaaaggcaaataacagaacagtcACGACAGTCTGGTCAGTTcagaaaatggcatcactttactgtaatgcagaatataaaaccaggaaaagacaattatgccatattacgatattacgaTACATCCAATATCCCAGacgatataatatcgatatgttgcccagctctagtcTCATTTGTGCAAGTTCTAAAGACAACATTTACCTACCTATTTGGCcaacaaattcaattttgatGCCCTGGTGCTCCAGCCTCTTCCCGGGGTTCTTTAGGGTGACGTTCACCTTTCCACTCACAGTCTCGCCATCATAGAAAAGAAagtatttgtctttctttccatccTCAGTCTTGTGTTCAGCCTTCTTCCTCGTTTCAGCGTCATTCAGGACCACGTCAATTTCTGCACTTTGTCCAAAACTAAAGAAACTCATTGTAACGTGTGTGCTGGGTCAACTCTTACGTTAACGGACTTGTTAGCGAAGTGACCCCAAAGCACTGCTGATGTTCCAAAGTGGAAACCCCGAACACACCGTGAGGCCTGCGGGGTGTGCGAGCTCACTTCCCTTTCGGAGCACAGACACACTACTGACCATGGAACAAGTCGACGGGATCTTACACAAACTCCACGTTAGCTATATGTCCATACCGATGAAGCAGAATAGCAATATGACTGCACAACGAAAACGCACAATAACAAGTCCATTAGCAAATAAGCGCTTTcgtgttttccttttgttgacCCAAATGTCTCCAGGAAATAGTCTACTTCGACTAGAGACAAGTCTTTTCCTTAATGGACACAGTGCTCGCTGTGAGAATATATTACATGATTGTTTTCTGGAAGAAAACACGGTGAATGTTGTCAAATGATCAGGATGTACGCCACTTGCACTGTGTTAACTACTTCCGGGTggagcttttcaaaataaaacgagTGCTGGTGTTCCAAACCGGAAGtcagacctttttttaaataaaaatattgttttaagtAAGACCAGTAGTGAAAACTTAATTTACTAAAACTACTGCAATAAACTTTTTAGAAAGCAAGGGTGAAAGAAGTATTCCGGTCATTTAATTAAGTAGAAGAAGCAacaacacaatataaaaatactcaaagtTCATGCATGTTTTCTGAATATGTACACTGTtcgtatatgtatacatacagtacacacctatgtatataaatacacctacgtgtatacatatatacataggtgtgtgtgtgtgtgcatatgtatgtatatatatatatatatatatatatatatatatacacacacacacacacacacacacacacacacacacacacacatatagatgaACTATAAGTACTGATGTTGGCAGCTTTATTGCTGTAGTTGGCTAAAGTGGAACTGACTTTATCTTCTTTATATACTTTTGGACcgtttcatttaaaacatttatcatTATTAAATCTCTACACTTGTTTTGTATATGCCATATTtaaagtaattaataaataGCTGTTTATATCTTATGGTACAATAGcttcctctgaaatgtagtgaagttgAAGTATAAAGTGGCATTAAATGGAAAGTACTTCACTtcacttacagtacatacaaaaatatgatcactatacttttacttttaatgaagTATTTAGGCATTATGGTAATGCTACTTTTCGTCTTGAGTAAAGTATCTAAATTCTTCCACAACTGAGTAAGACACATTGtgatgacaaaatgttttaagcTAAAATTACTCATGTGTACATATGTTTAAATTTCCTTAAGACCACATGGATGacaaattactttatttttgcagTAGCCTGTTTAAAAAGTTCTTTACTGTCAAAAATTTACCAATTTAAGTGTTTTCCCACATTTCCTGCCTTGCTGCTGTAAATTTGTGTTCTAGTCTTTTCTCAAAATCAGTCTGGCATcgcagtaaaaataaaacatttgagtCTTTACAATATTTACAGTTCAAACGGTTTTAATAGTAAGAAAATAACATGAACATATAGCAATAATATCAAATGAAAAGTGGACATTTTACAACAGTTCCTGAGTTGTTACACAAATCCATGACACTAATGTTTGAAGTGACTGGCTCAACACTGCAGAACACTGGacagtaaatactgtaaatctaTTTCCAACAAACAGTTTTATTGCAGTATTAACAATAATGTATGGAGTGCAATGTATGACAATTAAAAGGtcaaaaatgcatgtatttatgtacattaaATACTGAGTAAAACTGGACAATATGTCCAATACTCATAAACTAATTAGTAAAGCACAAAAGGTCACTTATACACAGAAACAGCACTCTAAAAATCATACTTCGCCACCTTTATAGTACATATATACTTTGCAGCATAGTGGGGTATTTAGTATTCAAACTGATGGTTTACTCTGTACTCGTACATACTTGTTATCATCCATGAATATAAGAGAGGCTGATACATTGTGCCTTATGACATTGAACTCATCAGCCATTTACTGCTTATTGCCTGTataactacagtatatacaaaaacaagtttaaactCTTTGCCGTGTGCCCAAACTAGGAACATATTTATCTTATGAACAAAGATAATGTAAAGGAGTTTTGTAAAAGAATTTCAGTGTACTCAGTAAAAAGTTGAATTATAAAAGAGGATTTGCCCAAAAAACTGTGAAGGAGTGTAGCTTCCAGCATCTTTTCCGATACTGCGGGCCGAATATCAAACTCCACAGTTTGAAAATGGTTTTACTGTGTAATAAAAAGATTGTGGCAAATGagttaaaataaaccaaacaaagagtaaaaaacaaggtttttaaaggaaattaatGCTAACAgagaagtaaataaaaaatgctactactttataaaaaacatgaaaccgTACCACAAAATGATATTAAAATTACTTTGGCAAGTTGGTTTATTAGATTTTGATGTGCATCAGAGAATAATGTGCCATGTTACACCTTAAACTTTACCATGTGGACAGTCATTGTAGCAGGTTAacctttgtttttgcttttgttgtggTTTGACTTTGTCCCCCGTCTCAGCTGTCAAATGATGAATGAAGACTTGTGGCGAAAATGGCCCTGTGAAAACCAGGATTTATGAAACGAGTGTGCAAAACTGATGCTTTAACGGTTTCATGTGTTCATAGTAAGACATGCAataaatgctgtgtgtgttatgcACACTGTTTACCTCATCTGCTTCGCCATATACAACGCCATCATTCTGTGCTGGCCAattgtagctaaaacaaatacataaaaaaatacattataaaataCAGTCCTTGACCTAGCGTAGAATTGAAAGACCAAATAACATATTGCCTCTTTACTTCTTAACAGTTTATACTCACTTATTTTCATTGTGACCTTTTTTGTGGAAGCATCCACGTCTAAAGGAATGACAAATGGAGGCGGTCAAACAGACGAAAACAGTCACTGCACCAAACGACTTGAAGAAAATCCCGAGGTAGTCGACGTCATCTGCAACAGGACACAGAGATGAAATCTTCACAGTTAGGCGGCCTGAGGGCCATCAAGTGTTATGATCTGTAGCCAGCTATCCAgtaaaatatcaaacatttgCTGCCAATACctagaaaatgtcatttatggTATTAAACAAATATCTTTCATGGTAGCTGATCACACAACAAAAGTAAGACACAGGGTTCATACGCATTTCAAGCAATACTTTTCCTGAAAATCTCAGTCGACATTAtacaataagaataaaaatctgtgttAACGTTTACCCTCAGAGGTTTAACAATAACATGAATGACAATTGATGTGGTTCATAGTGGAATTTGTAATATCGCGCCCTGAATTGAAAACgatgtgaaatacattttttattgaaatacatatttttaatcaCATATTAttctttgttgttaaaaaacTTCCATAATTTTTACAAAACTTTCTgggtctttttatttttccaaaacatttccacacctgtaatttgcatttttctaaTTCCATaacttttccattttttttcccaaaacgTATGAACCCTGAAGACAGCTTTAGATAAAACTGATATCTTGTGATTGATGGAAAATAGGGACTCAGATGTTCAGACACTCACAGACTTCCATCATTTGTGAGGGACACTGCGCATATCCGGCATCATTCCTTGCCTGGCAGTAGTAGTCCCCTGCGTCCTCTTTCCTCACTCTTTGGAATTTCTAAGTAGACATTTTTACAGATTTCTCAGTGCAATGACAGACAGCCACATTGTCAACAGAATGCTAATATCATTTTCTAAAGACCAATTGTCCTAAATCATGTTGTAACATATATTCATATGGAAATGTGTTTAGTAACATAGTTGAT
This genomic window contains:
- the vps26b gene encoding vacuolar protein sorting-associated protein 26B — encoded protein: MSFFSFGQSAEIDVVLNDAETRKKAEHKTEDGKKDKYFLFYDGETVSGKVNVTLKNPGKRLEHQGIKIEFVGQIELYYDRGNHHEFVSLVKDLARPGEITQSQTFDFEFTHVEKPYESYTGQNVKLRYFLRATVIRRLNDIIKEMDIVVHTLSTYPELNSSIKMEVGIEDCLHIEFEYNKSKYHLKDVIVGKIYFLLVRIKIKHMEIDIIKRETTGTGPSVYHENDTIAKYEIMDGAPVRGESIPIRLFLAGYDLTPTMRDINKKFSVRYYLNLVLIDEEERRYFKQQEITLWRKGDVVRKSMSHQAAIASQRFEGSAASESALEQAAKEESG